Proteins encoded together in one Acipenser ruthenus chromosome 40, fAciRut3.2 maternal haplotype, whole genome shotgun sequence window:
- the LOC117397150 gene encoding intraflagellar transport protein 46 homolog: MEETDAEKQPDTKLITNQPYDESLEVNDSEEIASIHTPTPRQPAPRPGRGQLRAMSSNNSSDEYEEEAGKDKKKRVLPPGQRGLSENEEEEEEEEEDDDSEESESDEDDDEHGAALEGAYDPNDYNHLPVTAEIKELFQYISRYTPQTIELDHKLKPFIPDFIPAVGDIDAFLKVPRPDSKPDNLGLLVLDEPCTKQSDPTVLSLWLMENSKQHNVTQIKVKSLENAEKNPKTIENWIESISELHRSKPPATVHYTKPMPDIDTLMQEWPPEFEELLGKVSLPTAEINCDLGEYIDMICAILDIPVYKNRIQCLHILFTLYSEFKNSQHFKALAEGKKTGRSSAPGTGEPETLTFD; encoded by the exons ATGGAGGAGACAGACGCAGAAAAACAACCG GATACCAAGCTGATTACTAATCAGCCTTACGACGAGAGTCTGGAGGTGAACGATTCAGAGGAGATTGCCAGTATCCACACCCCGACCCCCAGACAGCCAG CCCCCAGACCGGGCCGTGGGCAGCTCCGAGCCATGTCAAGTAATAACAGCAGCGATGAGTATGAGGAGGAGGCCGGCAAG GACAAGAAAAAGAGGGTCCTGCCCCCAGGTCAGAGGGGCCTCAGCGagaacgaggaggaggaggaggaggaggaggaagacgaTGATTCTGAAGAATCTGAATCTGACGAGGATGATGATGAGCACGGAGCTGCACTGGAGGG GGCCTACGACCCGAATGATTATAACCATCTCCCAGTGACTGCTGAGATCAAGGAGCTGTTCCAGTACATCAGCCG GTACACCCCACAGACGATTGAACTGGATCACAAACTGAAGCCTTTTATTCCAGACTTCATACCAGCTGTTGGGGACATTGATGCTTTCCTGAAG GTTCCGCGCCCGGACAGCAAGCCCGATAACCTGGGGTTGCTGGTTCTGGATGAGCCTTGCACCAAACAGTCAGACCCCACAGTCCTCTCGCTGTGGCTGATGGAGAACTCCAAACAGCACAACGTCACG CAAATAAAAGTTAAAAGCTTGGAGAATGCAGAGAAGAACCCAAAGACTATTGAGAATTGGATCGAGAGCATCAGTGAGCTACACCGATCTAAACCCCCCGCCACAGTGCACTATACAAA GCCGATGCCAGATATCGATACCTTAATGCAGGAATGGCCTCCCGAATTCGAAGAGCTTTTAGGCAAG gTTAGCCTGCCCACGGCTGAGATTAACTGTGATCTTGGGGAGTACATTGATATGATCTGCG CTATCCTGGATATCCCTGTATATAAAAATCGAATTCAGTGTCTCCACATCCTGTTCACGCTGTACTCGGAGTTTAAGAACTCGCAG CACTTCAAGGCACTGGCGGAGGGGAAGAAGACAGGCCGTTCCTCTGCACCTGGGACAGGGGAACCCGAAACACTGACCTTCGACTGA